AGCTCAAGTTTCCATAATCATATGTTTCATAAATAAAAGAACAGAAATGTAATATGATttagatttttcatttttgtcaTTAAGCTCACAGATTTTTGCTAAGTATACAGAAAAGATATGTGTATAAATTACAACGAGCAAATTGGAGATGAGTTGATCAAATAACATCATATCTCATGAGGCTGGGAGACAAATCATTGACAGCCACAGCTATTTCCAGGTTACTCTGGGCTGAGAAACTACTTATGCATGTCGATAAGTCTCTTATTACCCAAATTTTCTCGTTCAGTTCTTTTAAATGTACGAGTTTAACCACATCATTTACCATGCAAaaattattactccctccgttcttttttagttgtccatttagccaatattacACATACCAAGATAATGCtccttttgtcttaaattatgaaGAAAAATACTATTatagccctattagttaataaatgctttttaaatgaaaacatggagtcatttattagggatggataaatttggaagataacaGCTAAAATCACattgaaattctaaatggacaactaattagagacaaatatattttgctaaatggacaactaaaaaagaacagAGGGGagtagtattttataaatagataTAAGCTGAGGTAAGATGCCAAACAAAAAATTCAGGGTGCCGCAGTATTCTTTGCGATGTACCAgggtatatttatatttaggccTGAGAATTACAGATAGATTGTAAATTATGAATGTTAAAGACGTTCTTGTTCCTcttaagaaaaagataaaaaagagTTTCAAGGGTGAAACCTGCACTGGTGATGCTGCCATTAACATTCCAGCAACCCCTCCCCCCAAAACTCGACCATCTGAACCTGCCAATGACACACTTAAACCACCAGTTCGGCTGCGATTGCCATTATTTTCAGAAAGCAGGAAAGAACCTGATAGCGAAATAATCTCAAACCGGCCCTGACAAGATAAAATAAAAGTCATAATGGCAGTGAAATGAAAGGAAAAAACAGTTCAACTGAGGGATTTTGAAGCCCTCAAAAGAGCATAAAAGATAAAAGTTCATATGATTCACAACTAATAACCATTAATTTGTGCCATTTCAGTGCCAGAATTTACAAGTCCTTAACAACACAAATCCATCAATAAGTGTTAAACCCTCTATATACCCCTAGTAAGCAGATAAAAATAGAGCTTTTCTTCTATATTACAGTGTCCTGATAAATAAAAGATGCCATAAACATACAGTGTGCCACCGGCGGCATCGCAAAGAAGAAGCAGTTGTGGACAAATATGAGTTCTTTGCTGACTTAAGTACCACATTTAACAAATCAAAAGTAATTCAGCAGTCGGTTATCTTGTTTTCATCAGTATAAATCAGTTTCAAGAGATTGATACTCCCTCTTTTTTTTTAGTGGTCGCTTTAAGGCAAACTGCTAATAttaagaaagtgtttctttgtcttaaattataaaagttaagACTTAAGACTAATATAATCCTAGTCATTGAGCCTATTAGTGAAGagtgtagttttgtaatttaaattacCTATTTAATTGAGTGATTTAATAAGAAGGGTAAATTTGAAATACAATTATAAAAGTCATCTAGAAATCCTAAAGCGTCATCTATTTATAGACAAATACATTTccttaaatggacaactaaagaAAACAGAAGGAGTATAATTCATTTTTTGGAATTTGAatatttgacatttttcttCTTATGGACAAATGATGTTTTGAGCACATCCTTTATCACAAAGCTTTAAAAAGACAGCAATACAAgaatattatacatataataaCAACTAAGGAGCAAGAGTTTATCACTGTGAACTTCACTTGCAGTTCATCCAACTTTCATTCACATATTCATAATGACTTCTCATCAATATCATATTGGAGGGTGTATATCCAAAAGCTCTATGCCTATTTGGTTGTTTTACAAAGAAACACTTGCAGTTCAACAAACTAGATTGCAAAAATATGTTGACTATAAGGTTGAACATAAAACATTCTGTTTTGTCCCCATTCCTGCCACGTCGTGAAATTGGGGTTGAGAACAGTGGatgcttttttctttttaactttatttatcATCTTTATATGATTTAACTCACAAATGCAAAATGCAAGACTACTCTTAGGTTGCATATTCTATCTCAAGTAATAATGACGTTGATACTTGCATGTTAATTACTCTTGGGTTGGCTTAATTATGGCATGCAAATACATTAAGAATAGAGAGTTCCTTTTTATTGATCACTTTAGAATTTACATAAAGGAACCTAACAAATTAGGTAAATTTATTGGCTTTTTGAACTTTAAAGAAGTTGGTCTTCAACTAAGTTTGACTGCAATAGACGTGGAGAGAAGAGGCACAGTGAAAGGTTTTATCCTAAGAAACAAAGGTTTTATCCTAAGAAACAAAGCACATTTATGGTTCAACAGAAAGGATGCTAAATATGATGATGAGAAATCACTGGGCCTATCAAGCACTCGGTCAGTCGAGGATGAGATAGAACACATGGCTATTTTTCCCTATGCTTCTTTTTGGGTTATCCTAAATCTACCCTTCATTGCGCAAGGTTGAATTTCTCAAAGGGTAAAATGGTGGTTATTTCACACTGCGCAAGCTTAGCACAAGACCAAGTTCTAACACAAGTTTGAGTTAGCAAGGAAGACCTTTCAAGAATTATTCTTCTTTTAGTGGAAAGAACACAATCATAGAATAATAAGCACACCACCAAGCCCCAAAAATTGATGCCCAAGATTATCATGGAGTCTTGATATATGACTGATGtcattatattcatttatccCAGACAACCTACGTAGAGCTATAATTATGAGATCAAAGCTTTATaggtatttaattttattagtccATACACTTGATAttaacattataccaaaattgtCTATGTTACTAGAGCTAGATACAAGAGCTCCAAGAACTATTTTGTCCATCATGAATAGTGAAAATTCACACTCTTCAAGATAAGAAGTTAATTCATGAACGGTAAAGGTTGATATGGCAGATGAAAATTCCAATTAAATCGCAAAGGCTCATTGAAAGCTTATAATGTAAAAATATAACAGTGGACGTTACTAGCAttgaaaaagtatatttttatctCTGCGCTTCCACGCCATCAGCCTAATCCCTTTGCTTGAAATATAACTCTAAAAGTCATATACGTTAAAAGTAACCAAAAATGTTTGGAGTAAAGCACATTGCCTGTTATGATAAAGGAATTTAGATTTTACCCTCCAAAGGGATAACATATCTCTGCAATAAAATTAACCCCCTTTTATGCCATAAAAAGGAATTCTTTctttaataaacaaatttctTACCAACTCTTTCTAGATTTTTACATGCTTTAATTGTAGTATTGTGCATTGAATATAAACCATAAACAAATTTCATTTCACATAAAACTCCTTAGACAAATATGTAGTAATATTATACAAGCATGTTTGAAGTACCTCATATGTGACGGTACCTCCAGACATTGCTGGTTGACGAAGGGTTACATTGCAGATGGCACCATTTGCAGAAAGAATACAAACTGTTCGTGGTCCTTGCTGTGAAAAGGCCATGATCTTTGATGATATAtcctaaaaaacaaaaacaaatactaattaattagaTTGTACCATGTACTTTAAACAATTGACGTTCTGTATAAAGACTCTTTAGAATCACAAGCCTTCTCAAAAAGGTATAATAGATGCTGAAACTTATATAATGAGCGCAGAACTATACAGAACATGCACGCTACAACTGAAAGAGGAACAAATGGGCATCATAATACTGTAAACACTAAAAAGGGAGAAAGCCAATAGAATTTGAACTCTTTAAGTTGCAACTATTATTAGTCAAAATCTATAAAGATTAAGGAACAATTCATTCCACAATGCTTCTATGGTCACTTTCATTTTTAGTACTCTATTTTCATGTTGAATATATCACTATTAGATGAGAGCTTCACTTAATAATCCTATGGTGGTTTGTTAGAGAGTACTACTTACTTTGTTATATattggaaggaaaaaaaacataGTATCTCCCTTGATTTTacatatcaaaatcataaaagaATTACTTGCATTAAAAGTGCCAATGCTTTAGAGCAATTTTCAAATAAGTCGTGGCACTTTAAGTTCACTATAAAGTTCTAATACTTAGTTCTTTTTCTATACTATTTGAAGAAAACACTAAGACTACATAATTAGGCATTGGCATATGCAAAACTTAGTTCAAGCCCATTCGACAGGGAGCATTCGTCCTGGTTAACAAATAACTAGCATGAACATTCAGTTGGCCTCACTTAAATAAAACCTAGAGAATATATAGTAGAAAGATAGCATGTAATAAGCTTGAAAACTGAAATTTAagaaatgaaaagaaagaaataaaatcaaactacGATGAATCAACTACTAGTTTGATTATAAATTGCCCAATAGGTTAAATGGTCAAGCACATAATTTCTTAAGACATTAAGAAATCTGTTGATCACTTCTGCTGAATAATACATGGTAGTTTCAGAGTCATTTCACCCActcaaaacaatattttaatatatttcttgagcaaaaaaaggtttaaaaagtaaaatgcgCATACACTTTAAAAAGGCAGGCAAACAAACCTTGTCTTTCTAATATTTTCTAGCCACCAAATGAAACCTAGAATTGTGAGAATACCTCACAAGTGAATAACCGTATCAAAAAAAATACAGCACACGAACACATGAAACAGCAAAACAGACACCTCAAGAACCCCAAACATTTGATGATAGACAAGAAACAGAGCAAGAGGCACTCAAACACACCTACTAACTTGCTTCCACTGTCAGCATCTAGTAATTACTATAAAGAAGTATCTCTGTAATACTGGTcgcaaaattaaaatagtttgcAAGATTTCAACCCTGGCACTCTTCAAGAACTTTCAAACGTAAAGTAGCCATTTTCCACtgaatctttttaaaaaaaggcAATGGCAACCAAGCCTACTCCTAGTATCCAAGCCCTTGATTCAATTTACTCACCATTCAGATGAAGAGTCAATACAATTAGTATCCAACCATGGCCAGCTCTTGGTTGTTGCCCATTTAATAGACACAATCTTAACATATACCATAACAGCAccaatttaaacattttcaaCCAGCAgaaatattatcttttaaactaGAGAACAATTATTGCTTCCTTAGATTCATAGAGACCCAACTGCTAGAGAAGACCAGTCTTCAAAATTCAGAAATGTGTCCAATGTTTACAGAAGAAAGAAAGTTGCTAACATTAAAAGAGAAGTGCAGAATTTTAACATTTGGACAAAATCGTCCATGGATCGTTATTGTTAAATAGGAGatagtttaaaacatttcatgAAAAAGCTGTGAAATGGTTATTATTAATGCATTAAATTACCAATTTAAATATAGACTTTTTTTGCACGCGTGCGAGTCCAGTTTTACAAAAAGAATTTCTGCAAACCTAAATGGAATAACCATAAAAGAAAGATAATTATAAATAGTGGATTCTGTCAAGATATTCCATATCTGCTTTCGGAAAGAAGGAAGAGGTAGGAATATCTCGGTTCCTGTATGAAAAAGAAACTTATTTAACAAATACGTAATGTTCAAGGTAAAAAGATTTGTTTGGCATCTTTATAGAGAAACACGGGGCACAATGTCGTAATTAATGAAATCGACATTTGCTTAAAGAAAACCCCAAATACAACTTTTAAATCAATAACAGCTGCAAGTGCAAAACAGCCGGCAACAACTATCAACTAGCGGCCAATATAAGAACTCATCGCATCATAAATATGCATTACACATGGAAGGTAAGGCACCAATTACTACTATGCAAAATCTAAACCATTTGTAGCGTTCACATATATAACAAAAAGTTGATGAAATGATTTGCAAGATCGCAGAACGAGAACTTCATTTcgaataatacaaaaataacaaaacgtTAACGAAAAATGTTCCATTTGCAAACTTATCATGAATAATTAATATACGGCTCACTCATCCAAACTTTCTTCtagtttttcatatttatttccTTAAAAACTATTAATTTCTTCTTGtcattcttcttcatttttttttacacATTGACTACTTCCACTTAAaacctaggtagcacggacacttcattcaatcaacatgTCTCACATAACGTTTCGGACACgaatattcattttttacaCAGGAAACCTTAAAGCAACACCGTTTCTCCGTGTACGTGTCCGTGCTACCGAATTTAAAATGATTCACCATAAGCTATTGCAATTTACTCAAAGAATAACTACCAAAATTATACCTCGCCGGCTTTCACTGTAATCACATGAGGGGTAAACCCTACTCCTCCAACCCCACCTGttcacaaaataaacacaatcaTTAGTTTTCAGATacgaacaaaacaaaattaaacaaacttAAATATATACCTAATGCATCAAGTTGTTTTTTCCCAGAACCAGGGGGTCGTCCTCTATGTTTCTTACTAGAAGGCTCAGAAGCAACACCAGGTGTACCAATAGCAACAACACCACCACCACTCGAACCACAATCAataccaccaccaccaccagaACCACCgtgttgttgttgttgctgctgctgctgctgctgctgttgtGGAGTTAACGAAGTCGGAGAAGCGGAAGAAATTGGAGTTGGCGATAAACCCAAAGCAATGTTGCCGTCAGGAGTATACTTCCTCGGCCGACCTCTCTTCTTCTTAGACTGTTCCATCATATTAAACCTCATTCCGCCGCTCGAAGACGGCGGAGATGATCCGTCGAACAAACCACCACCACCGTCGGAAGAAGACGGTGGTTTCGGTTGCTGGTGAGGCGGAGGCGGTCCCACCGAATTAAAGGGAAaaccaccaccaccgccaccgccAGCAGATGCATGATGACCTATGTTGTTATTGTTTGGACTCATCATATTCAAATTTGAGTAAGCGGAGGAGGGAACACCAACACCACCACCAATACCgccacctccacctccaccgCCTGCGCCGCCTAGAATCATGCT
This window of the Mercurialis annua linkage group LG5, ddMerAnnu1.2, whole genome shotgun sequence genome carries:
- the LOC126681269 gene encoding AT-hook motif nuclear-localized protein 10 codes for the protein MDPREPPQIPHHQHQHQHQHQHSMILGGAGGGGGGGGIGGGVGVPSSAYSNLNMMSPNNNNIGHHASAGGGGGGGFPFNSVGPPPPHQQPKPPSSSDGGGGLFDGSSPPSSSGGMRFNMMEQSKKKRGRPRKYTPDGNIALGLSPTPISSASPTSLTPQQQQQQQQQQQQHGGSGGGGGIDCGSSGGGVVAIGTPGVASEPSSKKHRGRPPGSGKKQLDALGGVGGVGFTPHVITVKAGEDISSKIMAFSQQGPRTVCILSANGAICNVTLRQPAMSGGTVTYEGRFEIISLSGSFLLSENNGNRSRTGGLSVSLAGSDGRVLGGGVAGMLMAASPVQVIVGSFIADGKKSDSIVPISGTSSGPTSQMLNFGAPLTTASPPSQGVSSESSEENGSSPLNRDPQIYSNAPQPIHNMNNMYHHQLWAGQNQH